In Panthera leo isolate Ple1 chromosome F3, P.leo_Ple1_pat1.1, whole genome shotgun sequence, one genomic interval encodes:
- the CF3H1orf43 gene encoding protein C1orf43 homolog isoform X2, giving the protein MASGSNWLSGVNVVLVMAYGSLVFVLLFIFVKRQIMRFAMKSRRGPHVPVGHNAPKDLREEIDIRLSRVQDIKYEPQLLADGDARLLQLEAQGNQSCYNYLYRMKALDAVRASEIPFHAEGRHPRSLMGKNFRSYLLDLRNTSTPFKGVRKALIDTLLDGYETARYGTGVFGQSEYLRYQEALSELAAVVKARSGSSQRQHQSAAKDLTQSPEVSPTTIQVTYLPSSQKSKRAKHFLELKSFKDNYNTLESTL; this is encoded by the exons ATGGCGTCCGGCAGTAACTGGTTGTCCGGCGTGAACGTCGTGCTGGTGATGGCCTACGGGAGCCTG GTGTTCGTActgctgtttatttttgtgaagagGCAAATCATGCGCTTTGCAATGAAATCCCGAAGGGGACCTCACGTCCCCGTGGGACACAACGCCCCCAAG GACTTGAGAGAGGAGATTGACATTCGGCTGTCCAGGGTTCAAGACATCAAGTATGAACCTCAGCTCCTTGCAGACGGCGATGCGAGACTGCTCCAGCTGGAAGCCCAGGGAAATCAGA GCTGCTACAACTACCTGTACAGGATGAAAGCCCTGGACGCCGTCCGCGCCTCTG AGATCCCGTTTCATGCTGAAGGCAGGCATCCCCGTTCCTTAATGGGCAAGAATTTCCGTTCTTACCTGCTAGATCTCCGGAACACTAGTACTCCTTTTAAGGGTGTGCGCAAGGCCCTCATCGACACCCTGCTGGATGGCTATGAGACAGCCCGCTATGGGACGGGG gTCTTTGGGCAGAGTGAGTACCTGCGCTACCAGGAGGCCCTGAGTGAGCTGGCCGCCGT GGTCAAAGCACGAAGCGGGAGCTCTCAGAGACAGCACCAGTCAGCCGCCAAAGACCTAACCCAGTCTCCCGAAGTCTCCCCGACAACCATCCAGGTGACCTACCTCCCTTCCAGTCAGAAGAGTAAACGTGCCAAGCACTTTCTTGAACTGAAGAGCTTTAAGGACAACTATAACACACTGGAAAGTACTCTGTGA
- the CF3H1orf43 gene encoding protein C1orf43 homolog isoform X1: MASGSNWLSGVNVVLVMAYGSLVFVLLFIFVKRQIMRFAMKSRRGPHVPVGHNAPKLQEEKSAGALAALLSERDGRGLNSGCFGDLREEIDIRLSRVQDIKYEPQLLADGDARLLQLEAQGNQSCYNYLYRMKALDAVRASEIPFHAEGRHPRSLMGKNFRSYLLDLRNTSTPFKGVRKALIDTLLDGYETARYGTGVFGQSEYLRYQEALSELAAVVKARSGSSQRQHQSAAKDLTQSPEVSPTTIQVTYLPSSQKSKRAKHFLELKSFKDNYNTLESTL, from the exons ATGGCGTCCGGCAGTAACTGGTTGTCCGGCGTGAACGTCGTGCTGGTGATGGCCTACGGGAGCCTG GTGTTCGTActgctgtttatttttgtgaagagGCAAATCATGCGCTTTGCAATGAAATCCCGAAGGGGACCTCACGTCCCCGTGGGACACAACGCCCCCAAG ttacaagaagaaaaatctgctGGGGCTCTGGCAGCCCTTTTAAGTGAGAGAGATGGACGTGGACTTAACAGTGGTTGCTTCGGG GACTTGAGAGAGGAGATTGACATTCGGCTGTCCAGGGTTCAAGACATCAAGTATGAACCTCAGCTCCTTGCAGACGGCGATGCGAGACTGCTCCAGCTGGAAGCCCAGGGAAATCAGA GCTGCTACAACTACCTGTACAGGATGAAAGCCCTGGACGCCGTCCGCGCCTCTG AGATCCCGTTTCATGCTGAAGGCAGGCATCCCCGTTCCTTAATGGGCAAGAATTTCCGTTCTTACCTGCTAGATCTCCGGAACACTAGTACTCCTTTTAAGGGTGTGCGCAAGGCCCTCATCGACACCCTGCTGGATGGCTATGAGACAGCCCGCTATGGGACGGGG gTCTTTGGGCAGAGTGAGTACCTGCGCTACCAGGAGGCCCTGAGTGAGCTGGCCGCCGT GGTCAAAGCACGAAGCGGGAGCTCTCAGAGACAGCACCAGTCAGCCGCCAAAGACCTAACCCAGTCTCCCGAAGTCTCCCCGACAACCATCCAGGTGACCTACCTCCCTTCCAGTCAGAAGAGTAAACGTGCCAAGCACTTTCTTGAACTGAAGAGCTTTAAGGACAACTATAACACACTGGAAAGTACTCTGTGA
- the CF3H1orf43 gene encoding protein C1orf43 homolog isoform X3, which produces MRFAMKSRRGPHVPVGHNAPKLQEEKSAGALAALLSERDGRGLNSGCFGDLREEIDIRLSRVQDIKYEPQLLADGDARLLQLEAQGNQSCYNYLYRMKALDAVRASEIPFHAEGRHPRSLMGKNFRSYLLDLRNTSTPFKGVRKALIDTLLDGYETARYGTGVFGQSEYLRYQEALSELAAVVKARSGSSQRQHQSAAKDLTQSPEVSPTTIQVTYLPSSQKSKRAKHFLELKSFKDNYNTLESTL; this is translated from the exons ATGCGCTTTGCAATGAAATCCCGAAGGGGACCTCACGTCCCCGTGGGACACAACGCCCCCAAG ttacaagaagaaaaatctgctGGGGCTCTGGCAGCCCTTTTAAGTGAGAGAGATGGACGTGGACTTAACAGTGGTTGCTTCGGG GACTTGAGAGAGGAGATTGACATTCGGCTGTCCAGGGTTCAAGACATCAAGTATGAACCTCAGCTCCTTGCAGACGGCGATGCGAGACTGCTCCAGCTGGAAGCCCAGGGAAATCAGA GCTGCTACAACTACCTGTACAGGATGAAAGCCCTGGACGCCGTCCGCGCCTCTG AGATCCCGTTTCATGCTGAAGGCAGGCATCCCCGTTCCTTAATGGGCAAGAATTTCCGTTCTTACCTGCTAGATCTCCGGAACACTAGTACTCCTTTTAAGGGTGTGCGCAAGGCCCTCATCGACACCCTGCTGGATGGCTATGAGACAGCCCGCTATGGGACGGGG gTCTTTGGGCAGAGTGAGTACCTGCGCTACCAGGAGGCCCTGAGTGAGCTGGCCGCCGT GGTCAAAGCACGAAGCGGGAGCTCTCAGAGACAGCACCAGTCAGCCGCCAAAGACCTAACCCAGTCTCCCGAAGTCTCCCCGACAACCATCCAGGTGACCTACCTCCCTTCCAGTCAGAAGAGTAAACGTGCCAAGCACTTTCTTGAACTGAAGAGCTTTAAGGACAACTATAACACACTGGAAAGTACTCTGTGA
- the CF3H1orf189 gene encoding uncharacterized protein C1orf189 homolog — translation MSGGKATKVEESFQRVLGFKKMADRWQNSHNHCVWQTTLGQRRNLYAALRTQDTRGQELALADKQLLMARRAALHQLLEQEHRQYQQELNLTGRAFYVERL, via the exons ATGTCTGGGGGAAAGGCCACGAAAGTAGAAGAG AGTTTTCAAAGGGTCCTGGGATTTAAGAAGATGGCCGACAG GTGGCAGAATTCACACAACCACTGTGTGTGGCAGACGACGCTGGGCCAGAGGAGAAACCTGTATGCTGCCCTAAGGACGCAGGACACCAGGGGACAGGAGTTGGCACTGGCCGACAAGCAGCTGCTGATG gccCGGCGAGCGGCCCTGCACCAGCTGCTTGAACAGGAGCATCGGCAGTACCAGCAGGAACTGAATCTGACGGGCAGAGCATTTTACGTGGAGAGACTCTGA
- the LOC122211901 gene encoding translation initiation factor IF-2-like isoform X1, whose translation MVVIPAMVPTQPLLALGFLPPPLGAAAASHPHFRLLLPEIPELAHPPGCGVTAAPCRDRPRAGGARRERGAGPFPAHQRGAGQRRARATMATGRRATGRPLPRSRSAGPRGVRLHRAPDAAPASTHRTQAPNSGAGTGQGLLGPSLRRARLCSLRSAPGGPRHPQSHPWVSGRGEGPVPLAGSSPGSGEGIWPALPGRTETKTLGDQGRSPSARKKPTVLGALLPASSLTGVQPGSPPGGSLLRRISSLLWEPQLPW comes from the exons ATGGTGGTGATCCCGGCCATGGTGCCCACCCAGCCCCTGCTCGCTCTCGGCTTCCTGCCTCCTCCGCTCGGCGCTGCAGCCGCTTCTCACCCCCACTTCCGCCTGCTCCTCCCTGAAATACCGGAACTCGCCCACCCGCCCGGATGTGGCGTCACCGCCGCGCCCTGCCGCGACAGACCCCGGGCGGGCGGTGCTCGGCGCGAGCGCGGGGCGGGGCCTTTCCCAGCCCACCAAAGGGGGGCGGGGCAGCGCCGGGCGCGGGCTACCATGGCAACCGGAAGGCGCGCGACAGGCCGCCCTCTGCCCCGCAGCAGGTCCGCCGGGCCGCGCGGCGTCCGCCTTCACCGCGCACCCGACGCCGCCCCGGCTTCCACCCACCGCACACAGGCTCCCAACTCGGGTGCCGGGACAGGCCAGGGCTTGCTGGGCCCCAGCCTCAGAAGAGCCCGGCTCTGCAGCCTCCGCTCCGCTCCGGGTGGGCCCAG GCACCCTCAAAGTCACCCTTGGGTGTCCGGAAGAGGTGAGGGACCTGTGCCCCTGGCGGGCTCCAGCCCGGGCTCCGGAGAAGGTATATGGCCTGCCCTGCCTGGCAGAACTGAAACGAAGACTTTAGGAGATCAAGGGCGGAGCCCCTCTGCCAGGAAGAAGCCCACAGTCCTTGGTGCTCTTCTCCCAGCGTCTTCCCTCACAGGGGTCCAGCCTGGCTCCCCGCCGGGGGGGTCTCTTCTGAGGAGGATCAG CTCCCTTCTCTGGGAGCCTCAACTGCCCTGGTGA
- the TPM3 gene encoding tropomyosin alpha-3 chain isoform X3 yields MMEAIKKKMQMLKLDKENALDRAEQAEAEQKQAEERSKQLEDELAAMQKKLKGTEDELDKYSEALKDAQEKLELAEKKAADAEAEVASLNRRIQLVEEELDRAQERLATALQKLEEAEKAADESERGMKVIENRALKDEEKMELQEIQLKEAKHIAEEADRKYEEVARKLVIIEGDLERTEERAELAESRCREMDEQIRLMDQSLKCLSAAEEKYSQKEDKYEEEIKILTDKLKEAETRAEFAERSVAKLEKTIDDLEDELYAQKLKYKAISEELDHALNDMTSI; encoded by the exons ATGATGGAGGCCATCAAGAAAAAGATGCAGATGTTGAAGCTGGACAAGGAGAATGCTCTGGACCGGGCAGAGCAAGCTGAAGCGGAGCAAAagcaggcagaagagagaagcaaGCAG CTGGAGGACGAGCTGGCGGCCATGCAGAAGAAgctgaaagggacagaggatgagCTGGACAAGTACTCTGAAGCTCTGAAGGACGCCCAGGAGAAGCTGGAGCTGGCAGAGAAGAAGGCTGCTGAC GCTGAGGCTGAGGTGGCCTCCTTGAACCGTAGGATCCAGCTGGTAGAAGAGGAGCTGGACCGGGCCCAGGAGCGCCTGGCCACTGCCCTGCAGAAACTGGAGGAAGCCGAGAAAGCCGCTGACGAGAGCGAGAG AGGCATGAAGGTGATTGAGAACCGAGCCCTAAAAGACGAAGAAAAGATGGAGCTCCAGGAAATCCAGCTCAAGGAAGCTAAGCACATTGCGGAAGAGGCGGACCGCAAGTATGAAGAG GTGGCTCGGAAGTTGGTGATTATCGAGGGGGACTTGGAACGCACAGAGGAACGAGCTGAGCTGGCAGAGTC CCGTTGCCGGGAGATGGACGAGCAGATCAGACTGATGGACCAGAGCCTGAAGTGTCTGAGTGCTGCTGAAGAAAAG TACTCtcaaaaggaagacaaatacgaagaagagataaagattcTTACGGATAAACTCAAGGAG GCGGAGACCCGTGCTGAGTTTGCCGAGAGGTCAGTGGCCAAGCTGGAGAAGACGATTGATGACTTGGAAG ATGAGCTCTATGCCCAGAAACTGAAGTACAAGGCCATTAGCGAGGAGCTGGACCACGCCCTCAATGACATGACCTCTAT ATAA
- the TPM3 gene encoding tropomyosin alpha-3 chain isoform X9, whose product MMEAIKKKMQMLKLDKENALDRAEQAEAEQKQAEERSKQLEDELAAMQKKLKGTEDELDKYSEALKDAQEKLELAEKKAADAEAEVASLNRRIQLVEEELDRAQERLATALQKLEEAEKAADESERGMKVIENRALKDEEKMELQEIQLKEAKHIAEEADRKYEEVARKLVIIEGDLERTEERAELAESKCSELEEELKNVTNNLKSLEAQAEKYSQKEDKYEEEIKILTDKLKEAETRAEFAERSVAKLEKTIDDLEERLYSQLERNRVLSSELKLTLHDLCG is encoded by the exons ATGATGGAGGCCATCAAGAAAAAGATGCAGATGTTGAAGCTGGACAAGGAGAATGCTCTGGACCGGGCAGAGCAAGCTGAAGCGGAGCAAAagcaggcagaagagagaagcaaGCAG CTGGAGGACGAGCTGGCGGCCATGCAGAAGAAgctgaaagggacagaggatgagCTGGACAAGTACTCTGAAGCTCTGAAGGACGCCCAGGAGAAGCTGGAGCTGGCAGAGAAGAAGGCTGCTGAC GCTGAGGCTGAGGTGGCCTCCTTGAACCGTAGGATCCAGCTGGTAGAAGAGGAGCTGGACCGGGCCCAGGAGCGCCTGGCCACTGCCCTGCAGAAACTGGAGGAAGCCGAGAAAGCCGCTGACGAGAGCGAGAG AGGCATGAAGGTGATTGAGAACCGAGCCCTAAAAGACGAAGAAAAGATGGAGCTCCAGGAAATCCAGCTCAAGGAAGCTAAGCACATTGCGGAAGAGGCGGACCGCAAGTATGAAGAG GTGGCTCGGAAGTTGGTGATTATCGAGGGGGACTTGGAACGCACAGAGGAACGAGCTGAGCTGGCAGAGTC TAAGTGTTctgagctggaggaggagctgaAGAATGTCACCAACAACCTCAAGTCTCTTGAGGCTCAGGCGGAGAAG TACTCtcaaaaggaagacaaatacgaagaagagataaagattcTTACGGATAAACTCAAGGAG GCGGAGACCCGTGCTGAGTTTGCCGAGAGGTCAGTGGCCAAGCTGGAGAAGACGATTGATGACTTGGAAG
- the TPM3 gene encoding tropomyosin alpha-3 chain isoform X7: MMEAIKKKMQMLKLDKENALDRAEQAEAEQKQAEERSKQLEDELAAMQKKLKGTEDELDKYSEALKDAQEKLELAEKKAADAEAEVASLNRRIQLVEEELDRAQERLATALQKLEEAEKAADESERGMKVIENRALKDEEKMELQEIQLKEAKHIAEEADRKYEEVARKLVIIEGDLERTEERAELAESKCSELEEELKNVTNNLKSLEAQAEKYSQKEDKYEEEIKILTDKLKEAETRAEFAERSVAKLEKTIDDLEDELYAQKLKYKAISEELDHALNDMTSM, encoded by the exons ATGATGGAGGCCATCAAGAAAAAGATGCAGATGTTGAAGCTGGACAAGGAGAATGCTCTGGACCGGGCAGAGCAAGCTGAAGCGGAGCAAAagcaggcagaagagagaagcaaGCAG CTGGAGGACGAGCTGGCGGCCATGCAGAAGAAgctgaaagggacagaggatgagCTGGACAAGTACTCTGAAGCTCTGAAGGACGCCCAGGAGAAGCTGGAGCTGGCAGAGAAGAAGGCTGCTGAC GCTGAGGCTGAGGTGGCCTCCTTGAACCGTAGGATCCAGCTGGTAGAAGAGGAGCTGGACCGGGCCCAGGAGCGCCTGGCCACTGCCCTGCAGAAACTGGAGGAAGCCGAGAAAGCCGCTGACGAGAGCGAGAG AGGCATGAAGGTGATTGAGAACCGAGCCCTAAAAGACGAAGAAAAGATGGAGCTCCAGGAAATCCAGCTCAAGGAAGCTAAGCACATTGCGGAAGAGGCGGACCGCAAGTATGAAGAG GTGGCTCGGAAGTTGGTGATTATCGAGGGGGACTTGGAACGCACAGAGGAACGAGCTGAGCTGGCAGAGTC TAAGTGTTctgagctggaggaggagctgaAGAATGTCACCAACAACCTCAAGTCTCTTGAGGCTCAGGCGGAGAAG TACTCtcaaaaggaagacaaatacgaagaagagataaagattcTTACGGATAAACTCAAGGAG GCGGAGACCCGTGCTGAGTTTGCCGAGAGGTCAGTGGCCAAGCTGGAGAAGACGATTGATGACTTGGAAG ATGAGCTCTATGCCCAGAAACTGAAGTACAAGGCCATTAGCGAGGAGCTGGACCACGCCCTCAATGACATGACCTCTATGTAA
- the TPM3 gene encoding tropomyosin alpha-3 chain isoform X2, with protein MMEAIKKKMQMLKLDKENALDRAEQAEAEQKQAEERSKQLEDELAAMQKKLKGTEDELDKYSEALKDAQEKLELAEKKAADAEAEVASLNRRIQLVEEELDRAQERLATALQKLEEAEKAADESERGMKVIENRALKDEEKMELQEIQLKEAKHIAEEADRKYEEVARKLVIIEGDLERTEERAELAESRCREMDEQIRLMDQSLKCLSAAEEKYSQKEDKYEEEIKILTDKLKEAETRAEFAERSVAKLEKTIDDLEDELYAQKLKYKAISEELDHALNDMTSM; from the exons ATGATGGAGGCCATCAAGAAAAAGATGCAGATGTTGAAGCTGGACAAGGAGAATGCTCTGGACCGGGCAGAGCAAGCTGAAGCGGAGCAAAagcaggcagaagagagaagcaaGCAG CTGGAGGACGAGCTGGCGGCCATGCAGAAGAAgctgaaagggacagaggatgagCTGGACAAGTACTCTGAAGCTCTGAAGGACGCCCAGGAGAAGCTGGAGCTGGCAGAGAAGAAGGCTGCTGAC GCTGAGGCTGAGGTGGCCTCCTTGAACCGTAGGATCCAGCTGGTAGAAGAGGAGCTGGACCGGGCCCAGGAGCGCCTGGCCACTGCCCTGCAGAAACTGGAGGAAGCCGAGAAAGCCGCTGACGAGAGCGAGAG AGGCATGAAGGTGATTGAGAACCGAGCCCTAAAAGACGAAGAAAAGATGGAGCTCCAGGAAATCCAGCTCAAGGAAGCTAAGCACATTGCGGAAGAGGCGGACCGCAAGTATGAAGAG GTGGCTCGGAAGTTGGTGATTATCGAGGGGGACTTGGAACGCACAGAGGAACGAGCTGAGCTGGCAGAGTC CCGTTGCCGGGAGATGGACGAGCAGATCAGACTGATGGACCAGAGCCTGAAGTGTCTGAGTGCTGCTGAAGAAAAG TACTCtcaaaaggaagacaaatacgaagaagagataaagattcTTACGGATAAACTCAAGGAG GCGGAGACCCGTGCTGAGTTTGCCGAGAGGTCAGTGGCCAAGCTGGAGAAGACGATTGATGACTTGGAAG ATGAGCTCTATGCCCAGAAACTGAAGTACAAGGCCATTAGCGAGGAGCTGGACCACGCCCTCAATGACATGACCTCTATGTAA
- the TPM3 gene encoding tropomyosin alpha-3 chain isoform X8, producing the protein MMEAIKKKMQMLKLDKENALDRAEQAEAEQKQAEERSKQLEDELAAMQKKLKGTEDELDKYSEALKDAQEKLELAEKKAADAEAEVASLNRRIQLVEEELDRAQERLATALQKLEEAEKAADESERGMKVIENRALKDEEKMELQEIQLKEAKHIAEEADRKYEEVARKLVIIEGDLERTEERAELAESKCSELEEELKNVTNNLKSLEAQAEKYSQKEDKYEEEIKILTDKLKEAETRAEFAERSVAKLEKTIDDLEDKLKCTKEEHLCTQRMLDQTLLDLNEM; encoded by the exons ATGATGGAGGCCATCAAGAAAAAGATGCAGATGTTGAAGCTGGACAAGGAGAATGCTCTGGACCGGGCAGAGCAAGCTGAAGCGGAGCAAAagcaggcagaagagagaagcaaGCAG CTGGAGGACGAGCTGGCGGCCATGCAGAAGAAgctgaaagggacagaggatgagCTGGACAAGTACTCTGAAGCTCTGAAGGACGCCCAGGAGAAGCTGGAGCTGGCAGAGAAGAAGGCTGCTGAC GCTGAGGCTGAGGTGGCCTCCTTGAACCGTAGGATCCAGCTGGTAGAAGAGGAGCTGGACCGGGCCCAGGAGCGCCTGGCCACTGCCCTGCAGAAACTGGAGGAAGCCGAGAAAGCCGCTGACGAGAGCGAGAG AGGCATGAAGGTGATTGAGAACCGAGCCCTAAAAGACGAAGAAAAGATGGAGCTCCAGGAAATCCAGCTCAAGGAAGCTAAGCACATTGCGGAAGAGGCGGACCGCAAGTATGAAGAG GTGGCTCGGAAGTTGGTGATTATCGAGGGGGACTTGGAACGCACAGAGGAACGAGCTGAGCTGGCAGAGTC TAAGTGTTctgagctggaggaggagctgaAGAATGTCACCAACAACCTCAAGTCTCTTGAGGCTCAGGCGGAGAAG TACTCtcaaaaggaagacaaatacgaagaagagataaagattcTTACGGATAAACTCAAGGAG GCGGAGACCCGTGCTGAGTTTGCCGAGAGGTCAGTGGCCAAGCTGGAGAAGACGATTGATGACTTGGAAG
- the TPM3 gene encoding tropomyosin alpha-3 chain isoform X1 — MMEAIKKKMQMLKLDKENALDRAEQAEAEQKQAEERSKQLEDELAAMQKKLKGTEDELDKYSEALKDAQEKLELAEKKAADAEAEVASLNRRIQLVEEELDRAQERLATALQKLEEAEKAADESERGMKVIENRALKDEEKMELQEIQLKEAKHIAEEADRKYEEVARKLVIIEGDLERTEERAELAESRCREMDEQIRLMDQSLKCLSAAEEKYSQKEDKYEEEIKILTDKLKEAETRAEFAERSVAKLEKTIDDLEDKLKCTKEEHLCTQRMLDQTLLDLNEM; from the exons ATGATGGAGGCCATCAAGAAAAAGATGCAGATGTTGAAGCTGGACAAGGAGAATGCTCTGGACCGGGCAGAGCAAGCTGAAGCGGAGCAAAagcaggcagaagagagaagcaaGCAG CTGGAGGACGAGCTGGCGGCCATGCAGAAGAAgctgaaagggacagaggatgagCTGGACAAGTACTCTGAAGCTCTGAAGGACGCCCAGGAGAAGCTGGAGCTGGCAGAGAAGAAGGCTGCTGAC GCTGAGGCTGAGGTGGCCTCCTTGAACCGTAGGATCCAGCTGGTAGAAGAGGAGCTGGACCGGGCCCAGGAGCGCCTGGCCACTGCCCTGCAGAAACTGGAGGAAGCCGAGAAAGCCGCTGACGAGAGCGAGAG AGGCATGAAGGTGATTGAGAACCGAGCCCTAAAAGACGAAGAAAAGATGGAGCTCCAGGAAATCCAGCTCAAGGAAGCTAAGCACATTGCGGAAGAGGCGGACCGCAAGTATGAAGAG GTGGCTCGGAAGTTGGTGATTATCGAGGGGGACTTGGAACGCACAGAGGAACGAGCTGAGCTGGCAGAGTC CCGTTGCCGGGAGATGGACGAGCAGATCAGACTGATGGACCAGAGCCTGAAGTGTCTGAGTGCTGCTGAAGAAAAG TACTCtcaaaaggaagacaaatacgaagaagagataaagattcTTACGGATAAACTCAAGGAG GCGGAGACCCGTGCTGAGTTTGCCGAGAGGTCAGTGGCCAAGCTGGAGAAGACGATTGATGACTTGGAAG
- the LOC122211901 gene encoding uncharacterized protein LOC122211901 isoform X3, giving the protein MVVIPAMVPTQPLLALGFLPPPLGAAAASHPHFRLLLPEIPELAHPPGCGVTAAPCRDRPRAGGARRERGAGPFPAHQRGAGQRRARATMATGRRATGRPLPRSRSAGPRGVRLHRAPDAAPASTHRTQAPNSGAGTGQGLLGPSLRRARLCSLRSAPGGPSFFCMAASSSSSCRSPTSHTQWSRPRPGAPKP; this is encoded by the exons ATGGTGGTGATCCCGGCCATGGTGCCCACCCAGCCCCTGCTCGCTCTCGGCTTCCTGCCTCCTCCGCTCGGCGCTGCAGCCGCTTCTCACCCCCACTTCCGCCTGCTCCTCCCTGAAATACCGGAACTCGCCCACCCGCCCGGATGTGGCGTCACCGCCGCGCCCTGCCGCGACAGACCCCGGGCGGGCGGTGCTCGGCGCGAGCGCGGGGCGGGGCCTTTCCCAGCCCACCAAAGGGGGGCGGGGCAGCGCCGGGCGCGGGCTACCATGGCAACCGGAAGGCGCGCGACAGGCCGCCCTCTGCCCCGCAGCAGGTCCGCCGGGCCGCGCGGCGTCCGCCTTCACCGCGCACCCGACGCCGCCCCGGCTTCCACCCACCGCACACAGGCTCCCAACTCGGGTGCCGGGACAGGCCAGGGCTTGCTGGGCCCCAGCCTCAGAAGAGCCCGGCTCTGCAGCCTCCGCTCCGCTCCGGGTGGGCCCAG cTTCTTCTGCATGGCCGCCAGCTCGTCCTCCAGCTGCAGGAGCCCCACGAGTCACACACAATGGAGCAGGCCCAGACCGGGGGCCCCCAAGCCCTGA
- the LOC122211901 gene encoding uncharacterized protein LOC122211901 isoform X2, translated as MVVIPAMVPTQPLLALGFLPPPLGAAAASHPHFRLLLPEIPELAHPPGCGVTAAPCRDRPRAGGARRERGAGPFPAHQRGAGQRRARATMATGRRATGRPLPRSRSAGPRGVRLHRAPDAAPASTHRTQAPNSGAGTGQGLLGPSLRRARLCSLRSAPGGPSSSWRSLVREKMETEVRLWHLGDDQQGALFTSLCPSEAAGALNADQPKAARSTAVFLSLVDVNR; from the exons ATGGTGGTGATCCCGGCCATGGTGCCCACCCAGCCCCTGCTCGCTCTCGGCTTCCTGCCTCCTCCGCTCGGCGCTGCAGCCGCTTCTCACCCCCACTTCCGCCTGCTCCTCCCTGAAATACCGGAACTCGCCCACCCGCCCGGATGTGGCGTCACCGCCGCGCCCTGCCGCGACAGACCCCGGGCGGGCGGTGCTCGGCGCGAGCGCGGGGCGGGGCCTTTCCCAGCCCACCAAAGGGGGGCGGGGCAGCGCCGGGCGCGGGCTACCATGGCAACCGGAAGGCGCGCGACAGGCCGCCCTCTGCCCCGCAGCAGGTCCGCCGGGCCGCGCGGCGTCCGCCTTCACCGCGCACCCGACGCCGCCCCGGCTTCCACCCACCGCACACAGGCTCCCAACTCGGGTGCCGGGACAGGCCAGGGCTTGCTGGGCCCCAGCCTCAGAAGAGCCCGGCTCTGCAGCCTCCGCTCCGCTCCGGGTGGGCCCAG CTCTTCTTGGAGAAGTCTGGTCAgagagaagatggagacagaAGTGAGACTTTGGCATCTGGGTGATGATCAGCAGGGGGCGCTGTTTACCTCCCTTTGCCCTAGCGAAGCGGCCGGCGCCCTCAACGCAGACCAACCCAAGGCTGCTCGGAGCACCGCTGTATTCCTGAGTCTGGTAGATGTGAACAGATAA
- the LOC122211901 gene encoding uncharacterized protein LOC122211901 isoform X4, translating to MVVIPAMVPTQPLLALGFLPPPLGAAAASHPHFRLLLPEIPELAHPPGCGVTAAPCRDRPRAGGARRERGAGPFPAHQRGAGQRRARATMATGRRATGRPLPRSRSAGPRGVRLHRAPDAAPASTHRTQAPNSGAGTGQGLLGPSLRRARLCSLRSAPGGPRSLLPDPLGNSHVSA from the exons ATGGTGGTGATCCCGGCCATGGTGCCCACCCAGCCCCTGCTCGCTCTCGGCTTCCTGCCTCCTCCGCTCGGCGCTGCAGCCGCTTCTCACCCCCACTTCCGCCTGCTCCTCCCTGAAATACCGGAACTCGCCCACCCGCCCGGATGTGGCGTCACCGCCGCGCCCTGCCGCGACAGACCCCGGGCGGGCGGTGCTCGGCGCGAGCGCGGGGCGGGGCCTTTCCCAGCCCACCAAAGGGGGGCGGGGCAGCGCCGGGCGCGGGCTACCATGGCAACCGGAAGGCGCGCGACAGGCCGCCCTCTGCCCCGCAGCAGGTCCGCCGGGCCGCGCGGCGTCCGCCTTCACCGCGCACCCGACGCCGCCCCGGCTTCCACCCACCGCACACAGGCTCCCAACTCGGGTGCCGGGACAGGCCAGGGCTTGCTGGGCCCCAGCCTCAGAAGAGCCCGGCTCTGCAGCCTCCGCTCCGCTCCGGGTGGGCCCAG ATCACTGTTACCAGACCCTTTGGGCAACAGCCACGTGAGTGCCTAG